One genomic region from Amycolatopsis sp. FBCC-B4732 encodes:
- a CDS encoding geranylgeranyl reductase family protein, translating to MSRRSPDQDAEVIVVGAGPAGSTVATYLARSGVDVLLLEKTEFPREKVCGDGLTPRGVKQLIDLGIDTSEDAGWVHSRGLRILTGDLTLELDWPDLTSYPPYGVSRTRHDFDDLLAKLAVKAGARLYERTTVTGAITNATGRVVGVEAKVGPERTPVKYYAPLVLACDGVSARLALSVGIQKNEKRPMGVAVRQYYKSPRHDDPFIEGHLELWDKSDPRDPKLLPGYGWAFPLGDGTVNVGLGMLSTSASFRNTDYRALLRQWLDGTPEEWGYREENAIGKVGGAGLPMGFNRTPHYRDGLLLLGDAGGMVSPFNGEGISAAMESAQIAAEVVVQALARREGPSRERALEAYPRAVRELMGGYYQLGNVFAKIIGKPKIMHACTKYGLRINKLLPLVYKGLSGCYDAKGGDGVDRLISALAKAAPSPR from the coding sequence ATGAGCCGTCGTAGCCCTGACCAGGACGCCGAAGTCATCGTCGTCGGCGCCGGACCGGCCGGGTCCACCGTCGCGACCTACCTCGCCCGGTCGGGGGTCGACGTCCTGCTGCTGGAGAAGACCGAATTCCCGCGCGAGAAGGTCTGCGGCGACGGCCTGACCCCGCGCGGCGTCAAGCAGCTGATCGACCTCGGCATCGACACCAGCGAGGACGCGGGCTGGGTGCACAGCCGCGGCCTGCGGATCCTCACCGGCGACCTCACGCTGGAACTCGACTGGCCGGACCTGACGAGCTACCCGCCGTACGGCGTTTCCCGCACCCGCCACGACTTCGACGACCTTCTCGCGAAGCTCGCGGTGAAGGCGGGCGCGCGGCTGTACGAGCGCACCACCGTCACCGGCGCGATCACGAACGCGACCGGGCGCGTGGTCGGCGTCGAGGCGAAGGTCGGCCCGGAGCGGACGCCGGTGAAGTACTACGCGCCGCTCGTCCTGGCCTGCGACGGCGTCTCCGCGCGGCTCGCGCTGAGCGTCGGCATCCAGAAGAACGAGAAGCGCCCGATGGGCGTCGCGGTGCGCCAGTACTACAAGAGCCCGCGCCACGACGACCCGTTCATCGAGGGCCACCTCGAGCTGTGGGACAAGTCCGACCCGCGCGACCCGAAGCTGCTGCCGGGCTACGGCTGGGCGTTCCCGCTCGGCGACGGCACGGTCAACGTCGGCCTCGGCATGCTCTCGACGTCGGCCTCGTTCCGGAACACCGACTACCGCGCGCTGCTGCGCCAGTGGCTCGACGGGACGCCGGAGGAGTGGGGCTACCGCGAGGAGAACGCGATCGGCAAGGTCGGCGGGGCCGGCCTCCCGATGGGCTTCAACCGCACCCCGCACTACCGCGACGGCCTGCTGCTGCTCGGCGACGCGGGCGGCATGGTCAGCCCGTTCAACGGCGAGGGCATCTCGGCGGCGATGGAGTCCGCGCAGATCGCGGCGGAGGTCGTCGTGCAAGCGCTTGCGCGGCGCGAAGGGCCTTCGCGGGAGCGGGCGCTGGAGGCGTACCCGCGCGCGGTGCGGGAGCTGATGGGCGGCTACTACCAGCTGGGCAACGTGTTCGCGAAGATCATCGGCAAGCCGAAGATCATGCACGCCTGCACCAAGTACGGGCTGCGCATCAACAAGCTCCTGCCGCTGGTCTACAAGGGCTTGTCCGGCTGCTACGACGCCAAGGGCGGCGACGGCGTCGACCGCCTGATCTCGGCCCTCGCGAAGGCTGCTCCCTCCCCGCGCTGA
- a CDS encoding NADH-quinone oxidoreductase subunit A yields MLTLLTRTDTVQLAQEAPSLKPYLPIVILFVLALGFAVLSVLLGPLVGPSRYNKAKLSAYECGIEPSPQPLVGGGRMPVAYYITAMLFILFDIEMVFLYPFAVQADALGTFGLVEILLFIATVGFAYAYVWRRGGLDWN; encoded by the coding sequence GTGCTGACGTTGCTGACCCGAACCGACACGGTGCAGCTGGCGCAAGAGGCCCCGAGCCTGAAGCCCTACCTGCCCATCGTGATCCTGTTCGTCCTGGCGCTCGGTTTCGCCGTGCTGTCGGTCCTGCTGGGCCCGCTCGTCGGCCCCAGCCGCTACAACAAGGCCAAGCTCTCCGCGTACGAGTGCGGCATCGAGCCCTCGCCCCAGCCGCTCGTCGGCGGCGGGCGGATGCCGGTGGCCTACTACATCACCGCGATGCTGTTCATCCTGTTCGACATCGAGATGGTCTTCCTCTACCCGTTCGCCGTGCAGGCGGACGCGCTGGGCACGTTCGGCCTGGTGGAGATCCTGCTGTTCATCGCGACGGTCGGCTTCGCGTACGCCTACGTGTGGCGGCGCGGCGGCCTGGATTGGAACTAG